AATAAGCTTGAACAGTGACAAAACTACACTTCTTTCCCTCTGAAGAGGAACTGAAACTGTTGAATATACCATGACCTTAAGACTAAGTGCAGTTGTTAACTCAGAAACCAAATATGCACTCTTTCCATGGAATAAGAAAACCTAATAGGATAGAAATGCTTTTAAAGGGTGACATAAGTGAAATCTAGGCAATTTTAGTAATTACAGACAGGGACAGAAGAGGCAACAAAATGGATAAGGTCCTATTAGAGGGGAAATATGGtataaactgaggcatagaggaaTACTTTTCTAAAAAAATCTATTAATGACAAATCAGCCAAAATTAATAgatatcaaaaagaaaactccaaccTCTCCCACAGAATCACAAAAAGTAGAAATTTTTGACCTCAAGAATAAATCAAACTGAAACTAGTATCTAAGCTCCAATCAGGATCTAATTTTACTCTAGGGGTTCAGTGGTCCCCTTGTTAAGTTCCTAATGGAGAATCATCATTccatccctaccccaccccccaccgccCCATCTGGAACTAGAAATTTAGCACAAAAAATGTTGAAACAATGACATGCTCTATTAGGCACTCAAGTAACTATATTACCAGAtataataagagaaaaagaaaaaaccaaaaccaaaacttcTAAAATGAGGCTTGGATAAATAGTTTTAGATATTCTAAAAACACTAGGATAGGAGTTTTACTCAGACAAACCAAGTGCAGAAAATTCATACACATAATACTATATAGAAATTTATCAACCCTCTTCCAAACCAGTCATTTTATACATCCATAATTACACAATCATTCTAAGATATTTTGACATTTAGAGAAACTGACCATCTCTCAACCAGACTTCAAAGAGGCATAAAAGACAGTGAGACCCCCTAATGCACTGGGTATCCGTATTTAAGCCTCAACTACACaagatattatttttctttctcctttttcagtgTTCAAAGATCTAGATCATAGAAAGTTAAAAATCTCATGCTGGTCAGAGATTTATATACTAGTTGCTATCACAGACTCAGATGAAACAATGGAATGGATGTACTGAGTAAAAATTTGGTAGAATTATTTCTATGGTAGAAATCAAAAATTAATATTTGATGATtattaggaaaggctttatgaGATCCAGCAATCTTGCCTGTCCCAAAGTGAATTGTAAATAATCCTcaatataaaatcaaataagTTGATAAAGAAATTAGCTACATTCAGAAGGATTTAGACCAGAAAGGCATAATTAGGAAAACAAATAGTCCTCATATTTTCTTAGTGTGgctagtttgaaaaaaaaagcaagtggtGAGTGGAGATTTACGGTGGATTATAGAAAACTAAATGCTAAAACTCAGCCCACCAGTGAAGCCTTCTTAATATTTCAGATGTCATTGATGAAATTAAAGGAGATGATGAACTTTGTTTTAAAGTTATTGAATTAAGTAATATGTTCTTTGCAGTCCCAGTGGCCAAAGAAAGTCAGGAATGATTTGCCTTCACATGGCAGGAGGCAAAGTATACATTCTGTAGATTGCTATGAGGATATATTTATAACCCGTTGTTATGCCATAACTTGTGTAGACAAGATCTAAATAGGATTAACACAGGCACTTGCTTTGTACAGGATTACATGGGAGTCACGACAAGTGAGAGGTAGAGGAAGTTACTGGTGGAATTACTCAGGAACATAAAATAGAAGATGGCTAGTTGCCttaccaaaaaaaatacaaaaaggacGATCATCAGTTAGATTTCTAGGGATGATTTggactttaaaaggaaaattgattCCTCAAGCAGTAGGAAAAATGAGATCTTAACCTTAAAACCCCCAAAGGACTAAAAGCAAGCACAGAGACTAGTTTTTAGAGAAACCGCAATGCCCACTTAGGTATGATGTGAGATCTAATGTATAAGGTAAtgagacaattttaaaaatttgaaattgaACCAATTGAATGGGTCTTGAAACAACAGCATGCATTAGAGAATATAAAAGAGACTGTGCACCACGCTATATTTCTTGTTCCTATTTCCCCAGACTCCTCTTTTAAATTAGAAGTCAGCTATGAAGGATATTCTACAGCCTAATCCTTGTGGACCAAGCCAGGGGAGGAGAATGAGAGAGCTTATGTGTTGGGAAGATTTTGGACTCAAAAGATGATTTCCACAGATTTGCTACATCAGTATAGAAAAGATAGCCCTATCAGTATATTCTCTCTTATGGAAAAAGAAGATTCGACCCAAGGAGAACATTATTAATACTGATCCCTATACTAACATGGGCCAAAATCACCCTCGATAAACATGTCAGAATAGTCAGCTGCCAAGTAGTTAATGCTACTTAGTTAGTTAGTGCTAGTAGTAAAGCTAGTTAGTGCTCAAGTGGAAATACTGTACAAGCAAAAGAACCAGCACTGACATAAGGACAAGCCATCTTCATGAGGAGATGGGAGCACATACTGTTGACATGCCATCTAAGTTGCCAGAAAGAGATATCACTAGAGTAGGCCAACCCTTTGTTGAGTGGTCTTTAATCTGGAGCAAACAATTGGTTTAAAGACAGGTGTGCTATTCTCACCCCACAAATGATAAGCACCCCTTGAAGTAATAAGCAGGCACCCTAAGCCTTTGCATTGGGGAGCAAATGGTTAAATGAAGGAATAGAAAATCAGTTCCAAATCCCGAATTGAGGGGGATGTGGCTAGTTATCATAAAGGCCACTAGGAAAAACTTGGATAATGTAGTGATATATCCTGACTCTTGAGCTGTCACACTAATGGATTAGCCATATGGTGATCTAAGTAGAGGAATTATACTTGGACAGTGAATAATAATGAGACTTAGAGCAAGGAGTTGTAAGAGGATATAGTCAGGGCAAATATTAAAATTGAGGTTGGCTACATTTCAGCtcacacaaaagaaaaatcagatgAGGCgaagtaaaatgagaaggtagaCCATATTGGTAAATTGAGAAAGATAGGGTTAAAGAAAACAGTGAAAAGGAATACAACTAGAATGAAAATGCGCACATGAGAAAATTTAACACAAGCAGTTAGTCCACCAAATCTTGGATTGAAGATAGAATGGGACTAAGAATAGAGGAAGTAGTTATATAATCCACCCTACTACTTTGCCATAGTTGGGAAGAGATTAGACTATTACTGAAACCATCACCAAAGGGTGATCTTTAGGAAGACAGATCCAATTGATAAGTTTAACAAAAATTATTGTCTAACTGCAATAGACATACGCACAGGACTACATTTTGTCCATCCCTTACCCAGACAGATGCTTATCCCACTATCAATTTATCATTTATCAaggtttattaattaattatgagTAATCAAAAACTGGACTGAGGCTCAAGAAATCATGTAAAGCTTTTACTTTGTTTGTAATCCTCAGGCTGCAGGGATGATTAAAAAGATTTAGTGGTACACTTAAGATCCAAGTTAAGAAAGTCTTAGAGGAAATAAAGACCAGTGATAAGAAGGCAGTGAGCCTAATACACCTAGGAGAAATCATCCCATGCCCATTGAGTTTAAAATTATAGCTCAACCCCTtatcaatttagaaaaaaaaaagaacaaatctttACTGAAGGAAGCAAAATGTAGTGGAGTAGACTCCCAGATTACCAGTCTACTGAATCCATTGGGATCTGGAATTAGAATACAGTGTGGGATGCACATGGAACAGACAACAAATTACTCTAGTAGGACGATCCAATAAGACACCTTATGTACAGAGACCTgactgattttttccctttttgacaaATGACCAAGTGCTTTGATTTCATGATCAATGTCTTTCTGGCCTTGTTTCTGGTAGTCTGTGCTTATTTCCTTACACACCTATTCCTGTAATATACCTCAGAACACCCACTTGTAATGGCTTGTGACTAAGAGTGGCTTCGCTCCCTAGTGGGTTGCTTCATACTCAATTGAGACTGTGCATCACAGCTGTGACCAGGTCAATTCTCCTGGTGACCTGTGCATCACTCAGTCATCCATATAGCTTCATATGTGATTGGATTTCACCTGTTCCAGTTGATGATACTTTAGTTTTGTGTCATCACTTAATTTATTTGTAGACTCCTCAAACCGTGGCGCAAGCTCTGTGGAGATAGTAGTAGTTGACGGACACACTTTTTATTCTCAGATAATGGAAGTCTTCTTACTTCTACTGGACCCTATGGTGTTGTTTGCCAGCTTTTGGTACTGACTAAAAACTGttctagttttatgaaaaaagaaccACAGCAGCACAGCAACAAGCTAAAAGAGGTCAGAGAGCCTAAAAATGTGGATGTGGATGTTCTGGATGTAGAACTGTAGTATGGTGAGTGCTAATCCTCTCCTTTGTAGTGCTCAGAACAAACCCATGAGAATTGCTGCTGAGCAAACACATCACAACAAGTAGAATTTCTTCTTGGTCCATTTTTAATGAATCTGTCAGTTCTTGTCTCAACTTAATGGTGATAGTTTTTGCAATCCACATGCCCTTCCTACTAGGAGCCTTTCTTCCATGGCACCCATGGTgtttcaatttctcctgtcattcaTTTCAACAAGTCCCTTTGCAGCCACACCAAATTCTTCTTTGACTAGCTTTATTGATTGGGAAAAGACTTGTTGGGGTCTTAGATGGCTATGACAAAAATCAGACAAAACCCACTGACAGCTCCTAAGAATCATAGACTGTGTGTCATGGACATACTTTTTATGCCCTGGACTGGTATGATCAGTTGTATAAACAATAGAGAAGTTGATAAATGgaacctttctctttttcctacttAGTTAAAGGATGTTATAGTTGGACACGCCTTCTCTTGGCTCCAGGTGTTTTCATCCCCATTGCTGATAATGTACTGTTATATGTCAGTCAAGTCAAAGGACTGTATCCTTATGTGGTATCAAAAGGATAAAAGTACATGTTGTTCTCTGCTTCCAAATCTGGGATGTAGTAGGTAATGCTGCCCACCACCATACTGGCAATGTCTTGTATCAATATTCATCCTTCTTGTTGTCTGagataatcattttattaatagcaTAATAAGATGTGGATTATCCCCATATGTCCCAGtatgttctccttcctcagctcCACCTATTGacctccttagcttcctttaagtcccaactataATCCCTTCTTTCACTGGAGCTTTCTCCAACCTCtattaattccagtgccttctttttgttacatactttttatttatcctgtataaagcttcttttgtatatgtttgtttgcatactgtctccctcattagactgtgagctcctcgaggtcagggtctgtcttttgtctctttttgtatccccagtgcttagcacagtgcctggcacatagcaaacacttaataaatgtttattgattggctcCTGGACTTACTGCGACTGCCCAAGTTCGACCCCTTCCTTCGAGGATCTTCCCTAAAACATGACCTCCAGCTCTCACTCACAGCAATGCCAGATCTGCAGGCCCGAAGGCGATGCCAGCTGCCCTTACAACACCTGGATCTCTGCGTCCCAGCCAGAGCCATTTACCTCCCCAAGCCCTTACTCTAATTTCCAAATACAAAGTCCGGAAAAGCTCCAGCCAAGCACAGCAAtttctcctgctcctccttcaTCCGTGGATATGTTTATTCAAGAtattcctgactctgccactagcCCAACTTCAAATAACCTTTCCTCCCAGGACAAGCCTAAGATTCATCAGGGAAAAGAAGATCAGGGCCTGATCAAAAAACCTAAGATGAGGACAGTGTTCTCTCAGGCTCAACTAAATGTACTCAACAATAGATTCCTGGAGCAAAAATACCTCAGTCCGCAGCAGATCCGAAATGTGGCAGAGAATTTGAACCTTACTTACAAACAGGTCAAGACCTCGTTTCAGAGCCagagaatgaagtcaaagagATGGCAGAAAGACACCATGTGGTCAAAGAATGGCAACAGTATGAGTTTGGTTCAGAATGGATCAGCTATTGGAGAGTACATAAGCTTCTACTCTCCATTTCACCAGGACTATATGATGAATCCTTCTGGAAACCTTCCAGTATGGAGCAACCAGACTTGGAATAACCGGTTCCAGAATGGTGGAGAGGGTGCCTATCAGCACCAGATGTTTCAGCACCCCTATCCTGCCAATGACTTGGGGGCTCCCTTTGGAAATAATACTAGTGAGGTCTATTCCATGAAACCACAGACTACTATGAGTTTTAATGCCCCCCATACCATGGAATATCTCCCAAACTACTCCATGAACATGCAGCTGACCCACAGTAAGTCAGAAGAGGACTATGATTATCGGCAGGCCAGTGATGCTCAAGCACAATTCTTAGATCCCACTGGGTTACCTATATTCCAGTCATAATCTGGGCAGTTAATTTTTCCCCCCACCAGAAAAAGTACTCTTTCCTGGGCTCTTTACCGCTGGtttcttttcttgcctttttagtATCTCTGTTACCATTACTGTTGTGGTTGGTTGGTTTATATAAATGAAGGCATATCTACGTGCAGAGGGTAACTATCCTCTTTAGATTTTTCTGGCTGGCTCCAGGTTTAGGCACTATTGgactgactatatatatatatatagagagagagagactgtaagCTTTAGAATCCTGATCTAAATAAGACGAAACCCAATATCAGTTGAAGAAAAAGGTACGAAAAAGCATGTAATGAGAAAAGTCAGGTTGGTGGGATTTGATGCTTTTGTGTTTTAAACTAGGGTTTTGGTAAAATTATGATTGGGATAGTAAGTTAAAGCTATTTGTCTTTCTGGATTTTTATCCTTAATATATTCTTTTAATAGAAATAGATACAAGTTTGTGTTTGTGCCCTCCCTCTGAAATTATTCTCCAGTTTATCCCTGTTTATGTGTTatttgtccatagttgtttgcatgttctgtctcccattaaattgtgagctcatTTGAGGACAGAAACCATCCTTTACATTTCTTTGTGtctgaagtgcttagcacagtgcctggcacataataagctccttaataaatacttgttcatttgaaaaaaaatgtttattgattgattgattgacttgccATACTGCTCTGGCTTTTCAAAACATTTAGCATTAATGTCACTAAACAGAATATTCCAGTAACTAACTCATTAGCATATGAGGAGCTCGTGGTAAGCACTTTAAGTTATTTAAAGGTAATCAACTCCTCTGTACCTCTgctttttgtttgtatgtttaaCTGCCAACAATATTCAAGGATGCCTATACAATCAAAGATAGTCACTGATAAACAGGTGGATCTCAGAAAAGAAAGACCAAGGCCCTGTGCATTTTACCTTACCATGGACTACCTCCAAGTCCAAGGGGCTTATTTAAGAGGAACTTGTTGGGAGAAACAAAGTGGTTTGTGAGAGACCTTGAATACCAACCTATAAGGTGTATGCTGGGATATCTTGAATGGCACTACAAGGATAACACATTCCTTTTcaaattagaaatggaaaaaggaatcACAATGAGATAGTGGTAGAGGGACCAATCAGAAGCAAATCCTCTGGGATACTAGATGGATGTTGTTCCAGGACCACAGTTGTTGTACTTGGAACCACTGCACAGTACCACTGTATAGTATGTTGGGACATTTGGGAAGAATCAAAATCTAATTATGCTATCAATAAGATGATCACCTAGAACTACAAGAAGACTACATATTGATATAGAACACTGGCATTATGATAGTGGGAAACATTGCCTACtatagttggttgttgtcctttgtatttgaagaggaccaaaatgacatcattatgtcaggatcaatgtacagtgtgtctgactgtggctgttTAGATCAATGCAAGCTCAGAAGGCTTCACCACAGGTTGGGAAAAAATAGCCCTTATATTACCTACTATATGTCCCTGACTTAGAAGCGAAGAAGTTCATAGATCTTCAGCCTTTCAATATCTCATAGGAAATAGAATGGATATAGTCTTTTGACTTGACTGACACATAATACTTTTCTCATTAGCTTATATAATGAACTTCTAATCAAATTATATGGTAAACAAGTTAGATAAGAGACTGACAACCAGAACTTGAATGTAACCAATTAACTTCCCTAGGTAGCATTAACAAATGGAGCTATAGACCCCTGTTATCAGCCCATTCCTGGGTCTTGACTAGTGCAGACTCCTGAATTCCCTACCCTCAAAACTCAAGCAGCCTGTGTTTGCTTCAAGGAGACTTGCCAGAATGCCTCCTTGATATGACCTCTAGTGGGCACAGGGAACCTTGTTGTCAGCCCCAGTTTGAGTGAGACATGCTGACCGGGACTCACAGGAATCAGGTCACTGGTTTGTACCAAGAAGCGTTGATGTTTATATGCTAGATAAATGCATGTTCCAGTTTAATCAAGTTTGCTTAGATGAGTGTAAGTCTGAATTAGTGTTTCTATCATACTAGCCAGCATGCATAAAATAAGTTAGATTGGCAGGTACACCATATATTATATCCTAGTGTTGTTTATGGTGCTTatcccagaccaaaaaaaaattctatttacaaCTGTGTCTTGGTCTTTTTGATTCTGAGTCCAGTGCTGACCATAACTTGGGGAGTAAAGCAGGAATGAAGTCAAGTACACTGAAATGGAAGAAGACAATCTCAGTGGCCTAATCATTTCTTTCCTAGAGTAAAACAACTTCTGAAAATAAGCTACAGAAGATGGCAACATGCTAGGACCCAGAGAATACCAAATCCCCTACAAACAGCACAGTAAAGCTTTAAAATTCACCtcttaaaaaggaaataaggaaaaactCTTGTAGATGCCTCCACCCAGACAAGGGATGCACAAAAGGATCACCAGAATCTAATACAAATCCTGAAGTAGACAAGGCTGAAAAAAAGTACAGTGCCCAGCCCCAGTAAACTGAAGAGGGGTTCTGAATGGAATCCAGCAAGCCTGGAACCAGTAGTACTTCATATAAGGGAGGAGGAGGTGATGGAGAGATAACCTTGAGCCCAATGGTTAGAGATGGGCTCCAAGCAAAGATCTAGATCTTTGGGAAGTCCCATGGAGGTAGCCCAGCAtgagggagtgggagggaagggatgtAGGGGAATGACAGGGAGCCTTGTGGCAAGAGGAAAGCCCTAGATAGTGAAGGATCAGACCCTGTGACTAGCAAGAGGGGAAAGGGTCCAAAGCAGAAACTAATAATACAGGGGAATGTTCCAGAGAACTGTGGCAAGAAGGATCCCTAAGAGAGCCCATTGCTAGAGCACTTCCAGAATCTCTTGAAGGAGGTACTTAGTCTTGGCCACCATGATCAGTGCTGACCTCAGGAGTGTAGGAGTAAAGCTTGACCTAAGCTCAGACCCCCAAATTTAGATACTGAGGCTGCTGAGATGAGCAAATCAAGGAAAACatctcataaataaataaatattttagactTATTGAAGCCTAGGAGGCAAATCCCAAGGAAGTGAAGGACCTTACAAGTCCAAGTAAAGCTTCAGAGAAAAAGTGACTTGAACACAAGGATTAAAGAGTACCTGGAAGAAACGAGATAAACTACAAAAAGCAACAGCTAGGGAACATCTGTGACAAGGAGAATTGATACCTTAGAACAAATGGTAGAAAATATCACTCAAGAAGTAACTGACTGCtctgaaaatttatttaaatgctATGGAGATGCAGTAAGGATCAGACAAGACTCAGCAGCTGCCATCATAAAAAAGTGGAGagtatggaatatcatatttcaaacacaaaagataaaggcttacaaccaagaatgacatatccagcaaaactaagtataagcCTACAGGGGGAAATGCGCTTATGATTAAAGAAGATTTTCAAACATCTGATAAAAGGCTAGAAGTGAAGagacattttgaaatggaaaCACAGGAGCCAcgagaaacatagaaaggtatACACATTTGTGTAATTGGAAGGGAATACGTGGGGAATTAAATGTTTACATGCTAATaggacaaatacatacatacatacatatatatatatatatatatatatatatatatatatatatatataatcttttcaGAACTTTTGTCTTTAAAGTTATCCATAGATAAAAGGAAATATGACAGAAGACCTGTGGATGGTTTTGTTCTCTTTTAATGATCTTAGGAGAAGACAAAAATAGGAGGAATAGAGGGCTATACTGGGTGGaccagagggagaaaggaggagaaagtggaaggAAATCACTATCACATAACAGAGGTACATAAAACATATTCAATAATGAAGGAAAGGGTTGGGGAAATGAGTATTCCATGAATCTCACTTTCTCCTGGACTAGACAAAGAAAGGTTGAACAGAGTTACATATGCTCAcacacaaaatacacacacacacacacacacacacacacagattttgaTATAGAAATTCATTAAACTCAAAATAGAAATAGGGGAGTGTGAGATGGATTTAAGAAGTAGGGCAGGATAggtaagaaaataataatttaaaaattttaatgtcagagagaagaaaatgaagaggttattagaaggaaaggaagaaaaagttaaaatatgGATTCAGAGGCAGGACAAGGGGAAGAGAGGTGCAGCAGAGTTGAAACAGGCTGCTTAATttgtagataataataataaaaataagtttcTCTGGAAGTTTTCATTGAATAGTGGGTTTTTGTCCcagtagctgggatctttgggtttatcgaacacTAAGTTGCTGTGGTCATTTACTTCTATATATTGTATGCCTAATTTATTTGATCAACCAGACTTTGTTTCTTATCCGGTATGAAatttttttgatgattactgctttgtagtataatttgagatctggaactgctaggctTCCTTCCTTTGCTTAACAAAAaatgattcccttgatattcttgaacttctgttcctccagatgaattttattattgttttctagctctataaaataattctttgatagattgattggtgtggcactgaatatgtaagttaatttaggtagtattgtcattataatttattcatttaagtaGTTATTATCATTGACTCTACCTAACAATGTGCATTTAATATTCCCCCAGTtctttagatctgtctttatttgtgttaaaagtgttttgtaattgtgttcatatagtttctgtgtgtgtcttggcaggaAGACTTGTTtgcagctattttaaatggaatttctcttactATGTCTTcctactgggttttgttggtaatatataaaaatactgatgatttgTGTGAGTTGATTTCATATCTTGCAACTTGgcaaaattgttaattgttttaattagttttttaattgatactatagggttctctaagtataccaccgTATCACCCGCAAAAAGTGgtagtttttttctctttgttgccTATGCCTATTCAACTGATTTTTCTTGTCATTGCCACAGCTAGAATTTTTCTTACATTACTGAAAAGTAATGGTGATGTACAATTCTGCTTCACCTCTAATTTTACTGGAAATACTATATTATTGTATCCATTATAGTtaatgcttgttcttggttttagacaAATAacaacttatcattttaagaaaagatacatttatttctatgcttgctagtatttttaataggcatggtattttttttgttaaaaaagcTTTTTTGAATTtactgatataatcatatgagtTTGTTGTTATTGATATGTTGAATTATGAGtatagttttccaaatattgaactAACCCCTCCATTTCTGTCACACATCCAACCTCATCATAGTGTATGCTCTTTGTGACATGCTTCTGTAATCAccttattagtattttatttaattttcttgtgacaatattcattaggaaattggtctgtagttttctctCCCTAATTTAGCTATTAAATTCTCATCTGTGTCATGGAAGGAATTTGATAAGACttcttctttacttatttttctaagtaatttatataatactagaattaattgttctttaaatgttcaaCATAATTTGCTTATAAATGCGTCCTGTCCTGAGGATTTTTCCTTAGGGAATTCACTTATGGCTCATTCAATTCCTtattctaagattgggttatgtttaagtattctatttcctcttcattaatcCGGgtggttaatattttttttctaaat
This Trichosurus vulpecula isolate mTriVul1 chromosome 2, mTriVul1.pri, whole genome shotgun sequence DNA region includes the following protein-coding sequences:
- the LOC118836017 gene encoding putative homeobox protein NANOG2; the protein is MTSSSHSQQCQICRPEGDASCPYNTWISASQPEPFTSPSPYSNFQIQSPEKLQPSTAISPAPPSSVDMFIQDIPDSATSPTSNNLSSQDKPKIHQGKEDQGLIKKPKMRTVFSQAQLNVLNNRFLEQKYLSPQQIRNVAENLNLTYKQVKTSFQSQRMKSKRWQKDTMWSKNGNSMSLVQNGSAIGEYISFYSPFHQDYMMNPSGNLPVWSNQTWNNRFQNGGEGAYQHQMFQHPYPANDLGAPFGNNTSEVYSMKPQTTMSFNAPHTMEYLPNYSMNMQLTHSKSEEDYDYRQASDAQAQFLDPTGLPIFQS